A genomic segment from Candidatus Korarchaeum cryptofilum OPF8 encodes:
- a CDS encoding CRISPR-associated ring nuclease, with translation MQAAIVATMGLSPPVVTEFLQYLISEGEDVRRIVLLSTEERDVLAGSKLVEVAVKSKYPRIRVDTEVFPYQDVDNEERAFDFLMRVAKLIPDLRKYRLYLLISGGRKVMSLELAMMSLFFPLSGVYHVVARDVRVANVLLESLREKIKELYEASDPLSFYRSVEEFEELMWPPRTEYSVIRLPSIPYPAEVLEEAVKVLRGAKRDEVRFNMAVLMEQLGLVQVSGGRTIPTEYGRKILEFLSEIM, from the coding sequence ATGCAAGCAGCTATAGTTGCGACTATGGGCCTCTCCCCTCCTGTCGTGACCGAGTTCCTCCAGTACTTAATATCGGAAGGGGAGGATGTTAGGAGGATAGTACTGCTCTCCACTGAAGAGAGAGACGTTCTGGCTGGATCCAAGCTCGTTGAAGTAGCTGTGAAATCTAAATATCCCAGGATAAGGGTGGATACTGAGGTCTTCCCGTACCAGGATGTGGATAATGAGGAGAGGGCCTTCGATTTCCTCATGAGAGTAGCTAAATTGATCCCGGATCTGAGAAAATACCGCTTATACCTCCTCATATCCGGAGGTAGGAAGGTCATGAGCTTGGAGCTGGCGATGATGAGCCTCTTCTTCCCATTGAGCGGCGTGTATCATGTAGTAGCCAGGGACGTGAGAGTGGCTAATGTGCTACTGGAGAGCCTGAGGGAGAAGATAAAGGAGCTGTATGAAGCTAGCGATCCCTTATCCTTCTACAGATCTGTAGAGGAGTTCGAAGAACTCATGTGGCCCCCCAGAACGGAATACAGTGTCATAAGGCTTCCATCTATCCCATATCCCGCTGAGGTCCTGGAGGAAGCTGTGAAAGTACTGAGGGGGGCTAAGAGAGATGAGGTGAGGTTCAACATGGCAGTTTTAATGGAGCAGCTCGGCCTCGTACAAGTGAGCGGGGGAAGGACGATACCCACGGAGTACGGGAGGAAGATTCTCGAGTTCCTGAGCGAGATAATGTGA